Genomic window (Rhododendron vialii isolate Sample 1 chromosome 4a, ASM3025357v1):
ACAGATCTAGATCTGCCTTCAAGCATGCAAAGTGATACCCACACAATCAACACAACTTTTAACCAGAATCACAAAACAACATAAGTTACAATaatatttgccaaaaaaaaaacaatagaacTAAAACTAGGTTGCATGAAGGGGGAGCGGGGGCGGGCGGTGGAGCAGGGGAATACAAaagctcccaaggttgggagcgtGAGAGGAGCATGTAcatatattatgaaaataatttagcAGACTCTAGAGTATGCACTTTAAAAGTACAATCATTTTAGGAAGTAAAGATATGGCCAAGTCCTCCATAAGTGTAAGAAATTGGCTAGTGTTAGTCATGACCTGGgctagaaactagacacatgacttcatcaaagaccaattaaTAAAGTCCAGTGATAAATCCCTGTTTTTCTATACAAAGGACatacaaaagctcccatcttcGTAAGGAGCGATCTCCCATCTCAATGGGAGCAGGCTCCTTGGGAGCGCAAAAGTGGGCCCCCAAGGGGGGAGCGGCGCCACATTAGGAGCTCCCTTCAACTAAGGAACTAAATGAACAGCATAAATACATGCAATGTGCCACACCACATAATTCAGGAACCAaatatcctctcttttttgacAAGTGAATGCAGGATCTAACATCCACATATATATTCCAGAAACAGCGTGCGATAGAAATTCAAATTACAAATTAAACCAGAGCAAGGCTGATAAACTTCCAACAATGTATGTCAATCCAGAAAAGAATAGCATGTTTATTAGATAAACAAAAACGAAATATGCAACTAATATCCCAGAAAACATCCACAGCCCAGCATATATCCATGATGAAGGTCTATGTCTCTTGAAAGCTCAAACTTATGAGAGCAAGTAAAACCTATAAAGGAGCACAGAACAAAACTTTTCACTTTACAATCATCCCTAAGAAGATTAGCACACAACCTTTAACAAAAGGGTTGAATTCAGGTTGAAAAGCCATGAAAATCACATCATTCTTCTGACAAAATATTAACTTCGAGCGCTAACACAACCCTATAACATTCGAAAGTGCCTCGAAATTCAGAAAAACAATAGGTTCAAGTATCAGCCCAAACTTACGCCATGGAGAGGGTTGCTGAACCCTTCCCAGCTTTTGCTTCCACAACTTCTGTCCCTCCATCTTGTGTTCGTTTTGTTAGAGCCATAAGATCTTCACCAGACAGGTTATTGGCTTTCGGTGTGGCCTATCAGCAATCAAACGCGTATATAAGCATAACAGATGCAATGGATAGCTATCTTAATCTGTAATTTTGCTAAAATACAACAGGTCAAGACATGAGATGAGTAAAGTTTGAACTGAAATCGTTGCCAATAGATTTTCAAACTGATGCTTgagttttttgcttttattttttcaaagaaaaataaagctTGGAGTGACATCACTATCAATAGACTCAACACATTAAAATCTATTTAAAGTCAATGTATTCTTACTCTTGGCATTGCCCAATGGAAATACCTTGATATCAAACATTGTATCACACAACCAATTTTTAATACTTGTCAACTAATTTCCTCTCtctgataaaataaaataaaaaaactaatttccTCTCTTATGTAAAACATTTGTCcactaattaatttttcaaatgattattttacaaattttttgaagtttctgatgaaaattattatttccttATAGTTTTTTCCAATAATGTCATGTAAAACTTCTCTAGTTCACATGTCTGATGACTGATCCTAGTCATACACCCACACCATGTAAAACTTCTCTAGTTGATGTGTCCGATGACTGATCCTAGTCATACACCCACACCCAACACCCAAACCTGAGTCCATGTTACATAGCTAGAACGTGGCAGTCATAATAGCTTCACAAATTTAGGATAGTCAGCTAATAAAGAGCAAAGAAATGCAGTACCTGTGAAAACAATGGGAGAATGGTAATACCAGCATGGCCACCAACGACGGGTACATTAACCCCTGGAACAAATAAACAGAAAATTTGAGTCCACAAGTAGACTCCACGTGGAGAAAAATGTATCTTTTCCATTAAGTCAACGACTGACAATTACTACTATTCTACAAGCAGGTAGTGAGGCATACCCTCAACTGGAACTCTTGCCTTTCCAGCATAGAAAGTCTTAGCCCTAACCACATCAAGTGTGGTTACACCAAAAAGCTTCTTTTCATCATATGTGCCTGCTTTCTTGAAGATTTCAGCAGCAATCGGGACAGTTGAATTAACAGGGTTGCTAATCATGTTAACAAGTGCCTGATGAcaagaatccaaaatccaaatctcAAAACTCACATGATACACTCAACATGGCAATTAGgcagagaaaagaacaaaaaaaattcaggaaCTAGAATGTTTATGCCAAAGGAGGAACTCACATTTGGGCAATACTTAGCAATTGCAGTGCACAGAGATTTGACAATTCCTGCATTGATGTTAAAGAGATCATCTCGAGTCATGCCAGGTTTTCTTGGCACACCAGCCGGAATTATGACAATGTCAGATCCCTCCAAAGCCTTCCCTAGCTGTTCTTCACCCATGAACCCTACAACCTACATCAGAGAAGCAAAAATATAGATATGTTACTAAGTTGAAGACGAGAGAGAATCATTTCAGGCTTTAATAAAGTTGATATGCCCAAATAACACACGTTGGACTCGTACACAAAGACATGTAACCATGTGATTGAATTGAGAAACGAAGTTAGAAGTTGTTGTGAGTAGCGTCTCAAATTCAACCCGAATTATGGTTATAAACTTATAATTACAACCCATTTGCGACCTGCATGACCCACAAGCGAACAAATAGCAAGGAGGATTTCTACACATTCGTTATTAGGAGAATCCTATTTTTAGAACTTATATCCCCACAACCACCATAAAATTTTGCATCTTGAAAGaccattacaaaaaaatataacaaaaaaggTTCTTAATGCACCTAAAACGTGGAAATTATCACTTTCATGGCGTAAATCATAATCGTATAAACCTGAGAAATGTCTGTCTCACTCGACAAACACCaccatacaattttttttacttcagaTGAAATAAGTTCTGAAAATAGGAGTAGACCATATATATCTTCCTTCACGGGGAATACGTTcctaaaaattgaacaaagcgGTATTATTTCCTCGTTATTAAATGATGATTTGACCTGATTCTTTATGTCGGCTTTTGCATATATAAGGGGTGTTTGTGATGTAGAACCATATGTGAAAGAGTTACTCATATTGCAAGGGAATTGGATCCTCTCTGGTCCAAGTCTTGGACTTGAAGATACAATCCAATTTTGGACCGTTCATTGTTacaatcaatggttcggatttgctACTCTTCCCGCGAAGAGTCTCTAAGCAAATACAAATCATTGATTTTTCCAAGGTAAGGTTCAGATTTGAACTGTTTCCTCCAGCCCAAATTTGAACTGGAAAGGATCCGATCCCTGTTGCAAGCTCATCATATTCTCCTCTTTCATTGGGCCCCTACTAGTCGATGGTAGGATGGGTCCCCAGGTGAGTGTAAGCCCCCAGACACCTCagctatgaaaaaaaaattctcctctTTCATAACAAGTTTGAACTGCCAAAGACATAACCAGCCATAGACAACTATCTGATCCGAATGATTCAGTGCTTTTATTTCCAATTGAACAACATAAGTGGGAAAAAACAACAACCGATCTTTGTGCCCGGACACAGACTCAAGCCAAACCACCTAAATCTTCTTGTAAAATCTACGCACACACCCAACTGTGTCCAAAACAGTTCGATGCACTTGGGTCCACATGCATCGAACAGCACATGCATCAAACAGTTCCAGATACATCGTGTCCAGagtgtgttttaaagttgtgtgcgTCACATTGCTTGAATCTTTTTCGTTCTTGTGTGATTGCATCGTTTTCTGTTCCCCTTTTCGTACCTCTTCATAAAAGATCTAAGCCAAACATAGAGAGACAATTATACGTGTTTTAGAACAAATTAAGACCAGGCTttagaatgaaaagaaaaaaaaaaccggtcACGTATCAAaaccgaaaggaaaaaagaggcaCAATTGACCAAATGATCCTcgatcaaaaaaacaaactgaattAATATAACATTAGAGAGGACCTCAGATCTGGTGTTGATGTGGCTGACGTCGGCGGCGACTCCAGGGGTGCCGGCGATGTCGTAGAGGGAGAGGTGGGAGACGAGGGGGTTGAGCTTCATGAGGAGTGCGAGCGGCTGGCCGATGCCGCCGGCGGCGCCCAAGACGGCGACTTTACGCTCGGGGGCCGATTCCGATGAGTAGCCGCGGCGGAGGAGGCTGTGAGTCGATGGTGACGACGCGGAATTGTTGGCCCTGGTGAGAGATGATTGGATCGATCTCAACATTGTagtcttcatttttttccctacctttgatctagagagagagagagagagagagatgagtcgTTGAAGCAGAGGAAAGTAGAAGGCAACAAGTTGCAATTTTAAAGTAGTGAATTTCAAAGCCCCCTCttattttttagggtttttttcccGTAGCTCACTTGCATCATCTTTATTAGTTTCGAAATTTCATATTGTCATGAGAGGGGCACCTTCAGGAACGCGGACACAAGTGGGGCATGGCTGTCGTCAGCTCGTGCCCGTAAAGTGTTGGGTTGAGTTTCGCAATGAGCGCAACCCTTGTGTAGTTGTATTTAGTTGTCATCGTTGAGTTAAAACGAAtagaaagaaaataagagaaagattattctattttctctcatctttttctctaaaccaaaccaagagagagattttttttgtcttttctcttctttttcacaAATTCCAAATTTGGGGTTTGTTCATagctatggaaaagaaaggaaagaaaaatacaaaattttcctcatcctttgtttgatttgagaggaaaaagagaagaaaataatcaaaagaaaagcttatgaacaataaatttttctctaaattttcCTCAATACTCtcattctcttttcttttctctaccATAGGTCCAAACAGGGCGTGAAAATTTTAGaatgctcatttttttttatagttgaAAACGAGATGAGTCAAGCGGATTAATAAAACCTTAGTCATCatctcaattttaaaaaaaagtggtaTGAGTTTAGTCTGTTTAGCTTTAATTGAATCGAATCAAGTTCGCGCAGCTGATTTATGAGATTACCTAGTACAGTGTTCAAGTTTGGAGCGAATTCTTAGCATCTATAATAATGCGTTCTAGCTTTTgatatattttgatgtaaaaagttGATTTCGAACAGACTTTTAACGAGTCGAATGTGAATTGAAAGGaattaaagtttttaaaaaagagCAAGCGACATAAATAGAAAGTAACCAAAATCGAAAGAATATCTTCGGCTTCTTCCCTTCCTCCTCCGGaaaacacacgcacacaaaaaaaaaaccttcttaCAAAACGTTGCAGGATTTCTTGAAATTTATCAAAAGGAACTGTCCAATCTATCATAAAACAGGCAATTATTACTACTTGGGATGCGTAAACAACCTCGCTGTATATTATTAAACAGATGTATACGacaaaatatacatatagaaAGAACCGGCTTCATCTTCATCACTTCCATCTGAACAATCTGAGAGACTGCATAACCAGTTCCGTTGCACTAAATCTACAGAGAGTACTTGTATTTACAGAAGCTCCCATTCAGGTTCCCATGTTTCCTGAGATGATGATTTCTTCGAGTCCAAAGTGGAAGAGGGGGGCAAAAGATTCAGAGGTTGTTGCTGGATTGACCCGATATCAATGTCTCCGTACTGAATTCCCAGCTGCTCGTACTCTTTACTTATCCTCTTTTTTGAAGCAAAAGCATCTTGTAGGATTTTCTAATACAACACCACAAAAGGAGATTCATTTAGGCTCGCCATTGAACCGTATAAGAATGAACTTCTCGTAggaaacgaagaagaagaacgaatcAACGTCATTGGATGCGCATATAGGATTCTGGTGGTAAATTCATTATGGATAGTAGCACGATATATGAAACCAAATCAACAAGACACAATGCAATCATAGATGACTTTTAATTTATCAAGAATCATACAATTTACTTAACTAACATTTTCTGTTCGTGTTTCtctaaacttctttttttatcccaCCTTTTTTGTCGGAGAAGAATTGGAGTTACCTTGTATGATCTGTGTCTTTGTGCTCTACAAGAGTCAGCATAGAGTAATCTACGGCCCAGAACTACACAACCCTCATCAGGCTTTGCCATCTCAGACAACTCGATGCTTTCCAAACTGGGATCTGTGATATCTACTCTGCAGTTATCTGCCTCTCCTGTTGAAAAGCATTTCAATATCAGCTCTCAGTTGATACATTCAAATAGCACAGAACATGCCATCAAAACAGTAGAGACACGTCCAACTAAAGTTTTTGTTGAATGAAGGTCTTATCATACTggtatcaaacaaaaaaaaaaacagtaataaTGAGAACTAAAGGTGGACAACCCAAGTGAAGATGTCCTATGCTTCATGTTAGTGACCATATTCGTGTATTACATTGGCATCATGTGAGCATGAAATAAGTACAATGCATCAAATTCATGTCCACAACTAGATAAATGACCATCAGCAAAGCACGGCCAAGGCTCTATGTTGTATCAGGATAAAAAACTAAACTGAAAGTTAGGTAGGTAGAGAAGATGGAAAAAGGCAAGCAATCTTGGCAACTTCGTGTGGTACGAAGTAGAGGACTGTAATGAAAGTAAGGGGACTATACATCGAAAATGCATCCAAAGTTTTCATTGCACTTTGAGAATACAATTTTGAATGTTTCCAAGCCATAATGTTCCTAATCACACGAGCCTACAAATTTCTAAgttgcttttttttctttaataagaCTGCAGACAAGCTGATGATTGGCAGAGAGGGTGCTTCTGTTTCACTTAATGCGAGAGACATTATAAGACGAACAACCACAAGACACTCCATTGATAACCCCAAGGGGATGGCCTTGGTCAAGGCCTGGAAATTAGGGGTCTGATCCCTCCCAAGGTCTCAGGAAACCTCTCAAGTGCTATCAAGTCCTTTGGGGCCAGTTCATACGGAGCATTTGCTCCGGCTTCAAGTGGGGCCCCCACTAGTGGACGGTGGGGTTATGGTCTCCTAGGATTAGTAGAAGTATGCGTAAGCTGGCTGGACACCTGGTTATCAAAAAAGACATTCCATTGAGAGAATAAGCTAGTGGTGAAAGTAATGATGTACACACAGCATTAGAAAAGTTTGATAACTGAAATCTTATGGATTAGGACTTGAACTAGGACGACGAGCTCATGCCTCGCCTATACTAGAATAGCAGCATGTCAAAGTAATGAGCCAGCCACAATGGAAGTACTGAAAATACACTCTCAGTTAAGCatttaaaaaaccaaaagaagcAAGTTCTCATCACTATTGTTCATACTAGTAAACTAGTACATAAACTGTTGGTATCTTTATAGTATCCCAGGCACCAAAGTAAAACAGTAATAAACAAAGGACAAGGAGATCcacaaaaaaaacaccaagGACAATAAACGTGTCTCCAAGGTGAATTCTTCATTGCCATACCAATTTCCAGGGAAGACATTAGAACCTCTAATTGAGCACACTCATAGCAATGCGTATTTGCAGATGATCCAGCAAGAGAAGCAGCATCTTCAGCTGTGGATATGTCTATATATGTCAAAAcaaagtaattaaaagaaaatgaccAATAAGTACTATCCATTATTCCAAAATCTGAAGCACCCACCTTTTGATTCCAATGACAGGGCACTGCCGGAGAAAGTAAGCCCCATATCCGCAACCTTGGTAAGCCCCATATCCGTATCCTTGTTGTCACAAAATAGAACTGGGAAGGACTGAGAAGATGATAGAGCATCCGAGAGATCAGAAACAGCTCTAATGACATTTTCATCCGAAAAGTCTAACATACCATGAGTGGCTATAGATAGGGAACTACTGGTAGAAATAAGTCCCACCTCTGGTATCCTACTCTCACTTGAAACAACTGATGAGCTCATCTCAGAAGGTGTCAACAAGCTAGAAGTATTAGAAACGCACTCAACATCATCTAAAAAGTTAATACAATCAACGTTTTCCTTTTGGGTACTACATAGCAAAGTTGCTGTTGGAACTTCAGACTGAATCCCACTCTTTTCAGTAATGTACTCGCTTAATAATAATGCTTCATTCACGTTCTTGTTTTCAGTACAGATTAACTCAAACTCCTCAGGCTGAGATGGTTCCTCCTTTGCACCATTTTCTTCAACAACCTCAAGAGACTTTTCATCGATCACTGCCTTTTCTGTGTCATTTGCTTCAACAAGAATGTCAGACTTCTTATCTACCAACTCCTCCTTCGTATCTTTTTCTTCAAGAACAGTATGGAACTTCTTATCATTCAAAGCATTGAATTCTGGTCCCAATGATAAGTCGAGCTCTGCTAATTTAACCTGATTGGCAGAAGGTGGAGGGATCAAATGTTGATGTGTATTCTTTAAGGGATAAATTGGATACTCCTCCACAGAAGATTGGTTGATATTGGTATATACAGGATTTTCTTCAAGAGCTATCATTGACCTGACCGGGGTCTCAATGGTATTATTTTGTGCCGAACACACTGCTTGAGCTTCATGTTTTCCAGGTTTCCCCATAGAAGAAGGAATTATATCTTGCACAACATCAGCATAAAATCTTTTCACACTGTCCCCAACTGTATGCACCTGGTTCTCGACATATTTAACGGTATCCTGTACGAAAGAACACTCCAATTTAGTAGGTTCCTCACTTTAAGAGATCAGGAAACATATTTAAATCACAGTCCCACAGTTATCACCATATAGCTTGTATTAGATGGCTAGAAACATCATGAATGAAAGGATAGATATAAGCTCGTCTAGACATGTCTTGCAATACTTCTCCTATGAAAGCAGGGTAACAATAAAGCAGGCTCTCCTATAACGGGAGCACTGACGAGTTGATTTGACAACTCACAAAATGAAGTTCAATTATAgatggggggaaaaaaaggtgAGAGACAAGAAAATCCTACCTGGCTCACAAAATCATCAACTTCATGGCATATAGCCTCAAATTTCTGGTAAATGTTCCCGAcccattttttccccttgaaTTTCAGATCCATTTTGAGATATGTTATACTGCTCAAACATACATGGTGAGACCTCCTTCAATCAAATGAGAAACAATGCACGAAAGCTAATCCCGAACGGCAATATTCACCTGTAAAAAGTCGGATGAGTTCTGTCACGACGGGGGAAAAGTGTTTCCCCCCCAAAGGAAAATGAATCAATAGAGGCTGCAAGCGCAAAAATCTGACATAAAAAACTCGACCCAATTAGCCAATAGAACTTCTAAGGCACACTTTAACCCATCTGCAATCGATATTCCACATTAACGAACCAAATGATCATAcaactccaaaccaaaccaaaccaaaccagccttgtgtcccaatcaattggggtcggctacatgaatctagTTTTTCCATTGAGATATtaggattcatgtcataaagatctAACAGGGCTTTTACGTGCTAGCTCTCAGCTACCTAACACATAAGTACATAACCCTCCTCATTAACCGGGCTTGGGACCGGCTGTAAAAAAGATG
Coding sequences:
- the LOC131323386 gene encoding malate dehydrogenase, mitochondrial, which translates into the protein MKTTMLRSIQSSLTRANNSASSPSTHSLLRRGYSSESAPERKVAVLGAAGGIGQPLALLMKLNPLVSHLSLYDIAGTPGVAADVSHINTRSEVVGFMGEEQLGKALEGSDIVIIPAGVPRKPGMTRDDLFNINAGIVKSLCTAIAKYCPNALVNMISNPVNSTVPIAAEIFKKAGTYDEKKLFGVTTLDVVRAKTFYAGKARVPVEGVNVPVVGGHAGITILPLFSQATPKANNLSGEDLMALTKRTQDGGTEVVEAKAGKGSATLSMAYAGAIFADACLKGLNGVPDVVECSFVQSSITELPFFASKVRLGKNGVEEVLGLGPLSDFEKQGLESLIPELKSSIEKGIAFANKS
- the LOC131323388 gene encoding uncharacterized protein LOC131323388 isoform X1, with the protein product MDLKFKGKKWVGNIYQKFEAICHEVDDFVSQDTVKYVENQVHTVGDSVKRFYADVVQDIIPSSMGKPGKHEAQAVCSAQNNTIETPVRSMIALEENPVYTNINQSSVEEYPIYPLKNTHQHLIPPPSANQVKLAELDLSLGPEFNALNDKKFHTVLEEKDTKEELVDKKSDILVEANDTEKAVIDEKSLEVVEENGAKEEPSQPEEFELICTENKNVNEALLLSEYITEKSGIQSEVPTATLLCSTQKENVDCINFLDDVECVSNTSSLLTPSEMSSSVVSSESRIPEVGLISTSSSLSIATHGMLDFSDENVIRAVSDLSDALSSSQSFPVLFCDNKDTDMGLTKVADMGLTFSGSALSLESKDISTAEDAASLAGSSANTHCYECAQLEVLMSSLEIGEADNCRVDITDPSLESIELSEMAKPDEGCVVLGRRLLYADSCRAQRHRSYKKILQDAFASKKRISKEYEQLGIQYGDIDIGSIQQQPLNLLPPSSTLDSKKSSSQETWEPEWELL
- the LOC131323388 gene encoding uncharacterized protein LOC131323388 isoform X2, with product MDLKFKGKKWVGNIYQKFEAICHEVDDFVSQDTVKYVENQVHTVGDSVKRFYADVVQDIIPSSMGKPGKHEAQAVCSAQNNTIETPVRSMIALEENPVYTNINQSSVEEYPIYPLKNTHQHLIPPPSANQVKLAELDLSLGPEFNALNDKKFHTVLEEKDTKEELVDKKSDILVEANDTEKAVIDEKSLEVVEENGAKEEPSQPEEFELICTENKNVNEALLLSEYITEKSGIQSEVPTATLLCSTQKENVDCINFLDDVECVSNTSSLLTPSEMSSSVVSSESRIPEVGLISTSSSLSIATHGMLDFSDENVIRAVSDLSDALSSSQSFPVLFCDNKDTDMGLTKVADMGLTFSGSALSLESKAEDAASLAGSSANTHCYECAQLEVLMSSLEIGEADNCRVDITDPSLESIELSEMAKPDEGCVVLGRRLLYADSCRAQRHRSYKKILQDAFASKKRISKEYEQLGIQYGDIDIGSIQQQPLNLLPPSSTLDSKKSSSQETWEPEWELL
- the LOC131323388 gene encoding uncharacterized protein LOC131323388 isoform X5; the encoded protein is MDLKFKGKKWVGNIYQKFEAICHEVDDFVSQDTVKYVENQVHTVGDSVKRFYADVVQDIIPSSMGKPGKHEAQAVCSAQNNTIETPVRSMIALEENPVYTNINQSSVEEYPIYPLKNTHQHLIPPPSANQVKLAELDLSLGPEFNALNDKKFHTVLEEKDTKEELVDKKSDILVEANDTEKAVIDEKSLEVVEENGAKEEPSQPEEFELICTENKNVNEALLLSEYITEKSGIQSEVPTATLLCSTQKENVDCINFLDDVECVSNTSSLLTPSEMSSSVVSSESRIPESFPVLFCDNKDTDMGLTKVADMGLTFSGSALSLESKDISTAEDAASLAGSSANTHCYECAQLEVLMSSLEIGEADNCRVDITDPSLESIELSEMAKPDEGCVVLGRRLLYADSCRAQRHRSYKKILQDAFASKKRISKEYEQLGIQYGDIDIGSIQQQPLNLLPPSSTLDSKKSSSQETWEPEWELL
- the LOC131323388 gene encoding uncharacterized protein LOC131323388 isoform X4, with protein sequence MDLKFKGKKWVGNIYQKFEAICHEVDDFVSQDTVKYVENQVHTVGDSVKRFYADVVQDIIPSSMGKPGKHEAQAVCSAQNNTIETPVRSMIALEENPVYTNINQSSVEEYPIYPLKNTHQHLIPPPSANQVKLAELDLSLGPEFNALNDKKFHTVLEEKDTKEELVDKKSDILVEANDTEKAVIDEKSLEVVEENGAKEEPSQPEEFELICTENKNVNEALLLSEYITEKSGIQSEVPTATLLCSTQKENVDCINFLDDVECVSNTSSLLTPSEMSSSVVSSESRIPEVGLISTSSSLSIATHVLFCDNKDTDMGLTKVADMGLTFSGSALSLESKAEDAASLAGSSANTHCYECAQLEVLMSSLEIGEADNCRVDITDPSLESIELSEMAKPDEGCVVLGRRLLYADSCRAQRHRSYKKILQDAFASKKRISKEYEQLGIQYGDIDIGSIQQQPLNLLPPSSTLDSKKSSSQETWEPEWELL
- the LOC131323388 gene encoding uncharacterized protein LOC131323388 isoform X3, whose protein sequence is MDLKFKGKKWVGNIYQKFEAICHEVDDFVSQDTVKYVENQVHTVGDSVKRFYADVVQDIIPSSMGKPGKHEAQAVCSAQNNTIETPVRSMIALEENPVYTNINQSSVEEYPIYPLKNTHQHLIPPPSANQVKLAELDLSLGPEFNALNDKKFHTVLEEKDTKEELVDKKSDILVEANDTEKAVIDEKSLEVVEENGAKEEPSQPEEFELICTENKNVNEALLLSEYITEKSGIQSEVPTATLLCSTQKENVDCINFLDDVECVSNTSSLLTPSEMSSSVVSSESRIPEVGLISTSSSLSIATHVLFCDNKDTDMGLTKVADMGLTFSGSALSLESKDISTAEDAASLAGSSANTHCYECAQLEVLMSSLEIGEADNCRVDITDPSLESIELSEMAKPDEGCVVLGRRLLYADSCRAQRHRSYKKILQDAFASKKRISKEYEQLGIQYGDIDIGSIQQQPLNLLPPSSTLDSKKSSSQETWEPEWELL
- the LOC131323388 gene encoding uncharacterized protein LOC131323388 isoform X6; the encoded protein is MDLKFKGKKWVGNIYQKFEAICHEVDDFVSQDTVKYVENQVHTVGDSVKRFYADVVQDIIPSSMGKPGKHEAQAVCSAQNNTIETPVRSMIALEENPVYTNINQSSVEEYPIYPLKNTHQHLIPPPSANQVKLAELDLSLGPEFNALNDKKFHTVLEEKDTKEELVDKKSDILVEANDTEKAVIDEKSLEVVEENGAKEEPSQPEEFELICTENKNVNEALLLSEYITEKSGIQSEVPTATLLCSTQKENVDCINFLDDVECVSNTSSLLTPSEMSSSVVSSESRIPESFPVLFCDNKDTDMGLTKVADMGLTFSGSALSLESKAEDAASLAGSSANTHCYECAQLEVLMSSLEIGEADNCRVDITDPSLESIELSEMAKPDEGCVVLGRRLLYADSCRAQRHRSYKKILQDAFASKKRISKEYEQLGIQYGDIDIGSIQQQPLNLLPPSSTLDSKKSSSQETWEPEWELL